One Streptomyces sp. NBC_00223 genomic window carries:
- a CDS encoding cytochrome P450 yields MSNDAPRFTYPLPRTDATQPPEEYKDFRAKCPVPHVNLPTGARAYLATRYDDVKTVLADPRFSRAAFLEPGAPRLQPVDPHPDNIMSMDPPRLSRVRRLIAKEFGPRRVESLRPHIEAVTAQLLDEIEASERPVDMVSAFATPLPLQIVCELIGVPFEDRAKFQGWSDRFTALTKYSAQEIMTADRELREYLAGLIEGKRRVPGADLLSALANESDPQVRLTHSEMVMLGVFLLIAGHDTTTTVIATSIVTLLRNPEQLRLWREKPQLTDAAVDELIRYNTPGDGSFARIALEDVELSGTTVPAGSAVIAPMSSANRDPSVFADPDTFDITRDASAHVGFGYGPHFCIGHALARLEMKIALDALFTRLPDLRLAVAPEELRWRQFAALGGLHELPVTW; encoded by the coding sequence ATGTCGAACGATGCCCCGCGGTTCACGTACCCGCTGCCCCGGACCGACGCCACCCAGCCACCGGAGGAGTACAAGGACTTCCGCGCGAAGTGTCCGGTCCCGCACGTCAACCTGCCGACCGGCGCGCGGGCGTATCTCGCCACCCGCTACGACGACGTGAAGACCGTGCTGGCCGACCCGCGGTTCAGCCGCGCGGCCTTCCTGGAGCCCGGGGCGCCCCGGCTCCAGCCGGTCGACCCGCACCCCGACAACATCATGAGCATGGACCCGCCCCGGCTCTCCCGGGTGCGCAGACTCATCGCCAAGGAGTTCGGCCCGCGCCGGGTCGAGTCGCTGCGCCCGCACATCGAGGCGGTGACCGCCCAACTCCTCGACGAGATCGAGGCGTCGGAGCGGCCGGTGGACATGGTGAGCGCCTTCGCCACCCCGCTGCCGCTGCAGATCGTCTGCGAGCTGATCGGCGTGCCCTTCGAGGACCGCGCCAAGTTCCAGGGCTGGTCCGACCGGTTCACCGCGCTGACCAAGTACAGCGCCCAGGAGATCATGACCGCCGACCGCGAACTGCGGGAGTATCTGGCCGGGTTGATCGAGGGCAAGCGCCGAGTGCCCGGCGCCGACCTGCTCAGCGCGCTGGCCAACGAGAGCGACCCGCAGGTCCGGCTCACCCACTCCGAGATGGTGATGCTCGGCGTCTTCCTGCTGATCGCCGGCCACGACACCACCACCACGGTCATCGCCACCAGCATCGTCACCCTGCTGCGCAACCCCGAACAGCTGCGGCTGTGGCGCGAGAAGCCGCAGCTGACCGACGCCGCCGTCGACGAGCTGATCCGCTACAACACCCCCGGCGACGGCTCCTTCGCCCGGATCGCGCTGGAGGACGTGGAGCTGAGCGGGACGACCGTGCCCGCGGGCAGCGCGGTGATCGCGCCCATGAGCTCCGCCAACCGTGACCCCTCCGTCTTCGCCGACCCCGACACCTTCGACATCACCCGGGACGCCTCCGCGCACGTCGGCTTCGGCTACGGGCCGCACTTCTGCATCGGCCACGCGCTGGCCCGGCTGGAGATGAAGATCGCCCTCGACGCGCTCTTCACCCGGCTGCCGGACCTCAGGCTGGCGGTCGCGCCGGAGGAGTTGCGGTGGCGTCAGTTCGCCGCGCTCGGCGGGCTGCACGAGCTCCCGGTGACCTGGTGA
- a CDS encoding GMC family oxidoreductase: MTPNQVPATARYVVVGAGSAGCVLAERLSAGCDGQVVLIEAGGPDRRPEIAIPAAFPTLFGSAVDWGYRTQPQPGLGGRRLNWPRGKTLGGSSSLNAQIWTRGHRADYDGWAARGCEGWSADEVLPYFAKAEDRALEGADGRSGGTDSGTDGAAAPGYGTGGPIRIEDLRDPSEATTEFLAACAEAGLGPLEGVTALTPEGAGPVHTTQRGGRRWSAADAYLRPATARDNLTVVTGAHVERVLIENGRAVGVAYSTAEGPARIHVDGEVVLAAGAIGSPHLLMLSGVGAAEELTQHDIRVHADLPQVGRNLTDHLYVPLAFAAHGAVSPGVEDPASEIAEFLRGRRGRLTSNIAEAVAFLRSDDALTAPDLEFVWMVLPFLDQGDAPRRHGVTLGVVLLRPRSHGSVRLDPADPAGYPLIDPRYLSDPAGDDLRVLASGVRRAQRVLSRPALADRLGEPLTPGAFDWSDESVTAVTRGYAETLFHPVGTCRMGSDEDAVLDPRLRLRGVEGLRVVDASAMPSIPRGHTHAPTVMLAERAAELILTDASPDAAGHAGAAAPGALAHR; the protein is encoded by the coding sequence ATGACCCCGAACCAGGTGCCCGCCACCGCGCGGTACGTCGTCGTCGGCGCGGGCTCGGCCGGCTGTGTGCTGGCCGAGCGGCTGAGCGCGGGGTGCGACGGCCAGGTGGTGCTGATCGAGGCCGGCGGCCCCGACCGCCGCCCGGAGATCGCCATCCCGGCCGCCTTCCCCACGCTGTTCGGCTCCGCGGTCGACTGGGGCTACCGCACCCAGCCGCAGCCCGGGCTCGGCGGCCGTCGGCTGAACTGGCCGCGCGGCAAGACCCTCGGCGGCTCCTCGTCGCTGAACGCCCAGATCTGGACCCGCGGCCACCGCGCCGACTACGACGGCTGGGCGGCGCGGGGCTGCGAGGGCTGGTCGGCCGACGAGGTGCTGCCGTACTTCGCGAAGGCCGAGGACCGCGCGCTGGAGGGCGCCGACGGCAGGAGCGGCGGTACGGACAGCGGTACGGACGGCGCCGCGGCGCCCGGTTACGGCACCGGCGGCCCGATCCGGATCGAGGACCTGCGCGACCCCAGCGAGGCCACCACCGAATTCCTCGCCGCCTGCGCGGAAGCCGGTCTCGGCCCGCTGGAGGGTGTCACCGCCCTGACCCCCGAGGGCGCGGGCCCGGTGCACACCACCCAGCGCGGCGGGCGGCGCTGGAGCGCGGCCGACGCGTATCTGCGCCCGGCCACCGCGCGCGACAACCTCACCGTCGTCACCGGCGCCCATGTCGAGCGGGTGCTGATCGAGAACGGCCGGGCGGTCGGCGTCGCGTACTCCACCGCCGAGGGGCCCGCGCGCATCCACGTCGACGGCGAGGTCGTGCTCGCCGCCGGGGCCATCGGCAGCCCGCATCTGCTGATGCTCTCCGGGGTGGGCGCCGCCGAGGAGCTGACCCAGCACGACATCCGGGTCCACGCCGACCTCCCCCAGGTCGGCCGCAACCTCACCGATCACCTCTACGTACCGCTGGCGTTCGCCGCCCACGGCGCGGTGTCGCCTGGCGTCGAGGACCCGGCCAGCGAGATCGCCGAGTTCCTGCGCGGCCGCCGCGGCCGGCTCACCTCGAACATCGCCGAGGCGGTCGCCTTCCTGCGCAGCGACGACGCGCTGACCGCGCCCGACCTGGAGTTCGTCTGGATGGTGCTGCCCTTCCTCGACCAGGGGGACGCGCCGCGCCGGCACGGCGTCACGCTCGGCGTGGTGCTGCTGCGGCCGCGCAGCCACGGCAGCGTCCGGCTCGACCCCGCCGACCCGGCCGGCTATCCGCTGATCGACCCGCGCTATCTGTCCGACCCTGCGGGCGACGACCTGCGGGTGCTGGCGAGCGGCGTACGGCGGGCCCAGCGGGTGCTGTCCAGGCCCGCGCTGGCCGACCGCCTCGGCGAGCCCCTGACGCCGGGCGCCTTCGACTGGTCGGACGAGAGTGTGACCGCCGTGACCCGCGGATACGCCGAGACGCTCTTCCACCCCGTGGGCACCTGCCGCATGGGGTCCGACGAGGACGCCGTGCTCGATCCGCGCCTGCGACTGCGGGGGGTTGAGGGACTGCGAGTCGTCGATGCCTCCGCGATGCCCTCGATCCCCCGCGGGCACACCCACGCCCCCACGGTCATGCTCGCCGAGCGGGCCGCCGAACTGATCCTCACCGACGCCTCCCCGGACGCGGCCGGCCACGCCGGCGCCGCCGCGCCCGGCGCCCTGGCCCACCGCTGA
- a CDS encoding AMP-binding protein: MNTVLDWLDDPVPERGIHYYRPDGWRLRSYQEIAGNARRIAALLRASGVTRGVVSLQIEDPETFVPAFLGTMYAGLTPSPIASPVTFTNHDAYTDHAAAVLAAAAPAAVLTDTAMRPLAAGACAKAGLGEPLVLPEELPDEQQQARYDAELALLQFTSGSSGTPKGVRVTAGNLAANVRAIHGWLGVTAEDSCSSWLPLYHDMGLIGTFLGSVVAQIDLWLMTPLDFIRSPTRWLECHGKHAVTITTAPNFGYGYAASRVREPALEGTDFSTWRVAMSGAERVDPRVAADFAARLDPYGFRPSAFTPCYGMAETTLAVTGVVPGKGARIVRPAGPMATGSPVTVTGSGTLGVDRPEDPARWITSCGAPVPETGLEIVGEDGKPLPEGSFGEIRVTGPSVALGYQSPDPNASAPFTADGLHTGDAGFVLDGELYVIGRIGDSLKVRGRKVHAEDLEAALAAVPGVPAGRCAVALGSWRGQGRAVAVVETQDDSWLPAATAMLRTVLDDSVAVTVLRTRRGVIPRTSSGKPRRRLMWQQAGDGTLPGDVLHDTFQDTAGPATAGTGTSRTDTTRTDSTSTTTATAQLDGAATT, encoded by the coding sequence TTGAACACCGTCCTTGACTGGCTGGACGACCCCGTGCCCGAGCGCGGGATTCACTACTACCGCCCGGACGGCTGGCGGCTGCGCAGTTACCAGGAGATCGCCGGGAACGCCCGCCGTATCGCCGCGCTGCTGCGCGCCTCCGGTGTCACGCGGGGGGTCGTCTCCCTGCAGATCGAAGACCCCGAGACCTTCGTGCCCGCCTTCCTGGGAACGATGTACGCGGGGCTGACCCCGTCCCCGATCGCGTCCCCGGTGACCTTCACCAACCACGACGCCTACACCGACCACGCCGCGGCCGTCCTGGCCGCCGCCGCCCCCGCCGCGGTGCTCACCGACACCGCGATGCGGCCGCTGGCCGCGGGCGCCTGCGCCAAGGCGGGCCTGGGGGAGCCGTTGGTGCTGCCCGAGGAGCTTCCCGACGAGCAGCAGCAGGCCCGGTACGACGCCGAGCTGGCCCTGTTGCAGTTCACCTCGGGCTCCAGCGGGACCCCCAAGGGCGTACGGGTGACGGCCGGCAACCTGGCCGCCAACGTCCGGGCCATCCACGGCTGGCTGGGCGTGACCGCCGAGGACTCCTGTTCGTCGTGGCTGCCGCTCTACCACGACATGGGGCTGATCGGTACGTTCCTCGGCTCGGTCGTCGCGCAGATCGACCTGTGGCTGATGACGCCGCTGGACTTCATCCGCTCCCCCACCCGGTGGCTCGAATGCCACGGCAAGCACGCCGTGACCATCACCACCGCCCCCAACTTCGGCTACGGGTACGCCGCTTCGCGGGTCCGTGAACCGGCCCTGGAAGGCACCGACTTCTCCACCTGGCGGGTCGCGATGAGCGGCGCCGAGCGGGTCGACCCGCGGGTGGCCGCGGACTTCGCGGCGCGCCTGGACCCGTACGGCTTCCGGCCCTCGGCCTTCACACCCTGCTACGGGATGGCCGAGACGACCCTCGCGGTGACCGGCGTGGTCCCGGGCAAGGGCGCCCGGATCGTGCGGCCCGCCGGGCCGATGGCCACCGGCTCCCCGGTGACCGTCACCGGCAGCGGCACACTCGGCGTCGACCGCCCCGAGGACCCGGCCCGCTGGATCACCTCCTGCGGCGCGCCCGTGCCCGAGACCGGCCTGGAGATCGTCGGCGAGGACGGAAAGCCGCTGCCCGAGGGGTCGTTCGGCGAGATCCGGGTCACCGGCCCGTCCGTCGCCCTCGGCTACCAGTCGCCCGACCCGAACGCCTCCGCGCCCTTCACCGCGGACGGACTGCACACCGGCGACGCCGGCTTCGTCCTCGACGGGGAGCTGTACGTCATCGGGCGGATCGGCGACAGCCTCAAGGTCCGCGGCCGCAAGGTGCACGCCGAGGACCTGGAGGCCGCGCTCGCCGCGGTGCCCGGGGTGCCGGCCGGCCGCTGCGCGGTCGCGCTCGGCTCCTGGCGCGGGCAGGGCAGGGCGGTGGCCGTGGTGGAGACGCAGGACGACTCCTGGCTGCCGGCCGCGACCGCGATGCTCCGCACGGTGCTCGACGACTCGGTCGCCGTGACCGTGCTGCGCACCCGGCGCGGCGTCATCCCCCGTACCTCCAGCGGCAAGCCGCGCCGCCGGCTGATGTGGCAGCAGGCCGGCGACGGCACGCTGCCGGGCGACGTACTGCACGACACGTTCCAGGACACCGCAGGACCGGCGACCGCCGGCACCGGCACGAGCCGTACGGACACCACCCGTACGGACAGCACCTCCACGACGACCGCGACCGCACAACTGGATGGGGCAGCGACGACATGA
- a CDS encoding acyl carrier protein, translating into MDSTALRAKVREIVGEMSPLGAREAHSDDRLIEELGYDSLAVIELSLRIEQDFALTTLSTGGTPDIATVKDIEDFVEERATAATDAA; encoded by the coding sequence ATGGACAGCACCGCCCTTCGCGCCAAAGTGCGGGAGATCGTCGGCGAGATGAGCCCGCTCGGCGCCCGCGAGGCCCACTCCGACGACCGCCTGATCGAGGAGCTCGGCTACGACTCGCTGGCCGTCATCGAGCTCTCGCTGCGGATCGAGCAGGACTTCGCCCTCACCACCCTGTCCACCGGCGGCACGCCCGACATCGCCACCGTCAAGGACATCGAGGACTTCGTCGAGGAACGGGCGACCGCCGCGACCGACGCGGCCTGA
- a CDS encoding ribonucleotide-diphosphate reductase subunit beta: MTATPAGLVLDVTETAPETTAEQRGRLAGSADLYRRWERQQWAVADVNPARDAPIWNALTPFSKGQMLGALAELEVGEVAVTHTLGSLIDAPPTEDDRIFLCTQLADEARHVRFFQTYLEDGCGIALKEAEGTDLEGSADYADVFAPELTRVTGAVRENAEDRDSWYRALVYYHLITEGVLAATALRTTRFLAKRLKLPALEEGLTNVTRDESRHVSFGLRAAQDGVANGFAQVVEDAHFESIGAAAWVLIGPSRHNPVPAIQAALLSRAAQLRGAVEIARERLLKQLRLVSLPHLTEEAGTAWDTAVDKALDAYEERWSAPHPIRAAALLTG, translated from the coding sequence ATGACCGCCACTCCCGCGGGGCTCGTTCTCGATGTGACCGAGACCGCTCCCGAGACCACCGCAGAACAGCGAGGCCGCCTGGCCGGATCGGCCGACCTCTACCGCCGCTGGGAACGCCAGCAGTGGGCGGTGGCCGATGTGAACCCGGCCAGGGACGCGCCGATCTGGAACGCGCTCACCCCCTTCTCCAAGGGCCAGATGCTCGGCGCGCTCGCCGAACTGGAGGTCGGCGAGGTCGCGGTGACCCACACCCTGGGCTCGCTCATCGACGCCCCGCCCACCGAGGACGACCGCATCTTCCTGTGCACGCAGCTCGCCGACGAGGCGCGGCACGTGCGCTTCTTCCAGACCTATCTGGAGGACGGCTGCGGCATCGCGCTCAAGGAGGCCGAGGGCACCGACCTGGAGGGCTCCGCGGACTACGCGGACGTCTTCGCGCCCGAACTCACCCGGGTCACCGGGGCGGTGCGCGAGAACGCCGAGGACCGCGACTCCTGGTACCGGGCGCTGGTCTACTACCACCTGATCACCGAGGGTGTGCTGGCCGCCACCGCGCTGCGCACCACCCGCTTCCTGGCCAAGCGGCTCAAGCTGCCGGCCCTGGAGGAGGGGCTGACCAACGTCACCCGGGACGAGTCCCGTCATGTCTCCTTCGGGCTGCGCGCGGCGCAGGACGGCGTGGCCAACGGCTTCGCGCAGGTCGTCGAGGACGCCCACTTCGAGTCGATCGGCGCCGCCGCCTGGGTGCTGATCGGCCCCTCCCGGCACAACCCGGTCCCGGCGATCCAGGCCGCCCTGCTCAGCCGCGCCGCCCAACTGCGCGGAGCCGTCGAGATCGCCCGCGAGCGGCTGCTCAAGCAGCTGCGGCTGGTCTCGCTCCCGCACCTCACCGAGGAGGCGGGCACCGCCTGGGACACCGCCGTCGACAAGGCCCTGGACGCGTACGAGGAGCGCTGGAGCGCCCCGCACCCGATCCGCGCGGCCGCGCTGCTCACCGGCTGA
- a CDS encoding acyl-CoA dehydrogenase family protein: protein MTVTASITPNAPTLSDLRALRGAAMPSMFDLPPDVEELRDEVREFAQTVVKPRVLANDLAPADEFDWEMVRAGHEIGLLRLTVPKELGGRGMGVLGVAVAVEELASVCPSTALIFGASLLGQSSVLFSGDQQLQSRFLPQFLGDEPVLACNAITEEVSGCDLLIPENAELAADVMTARRDGDGYVLNGIKRFITNGKVAQWASVFANIEGHPGATGLTVFIVPLDSEGVTRGAVADKMGYRACLGTTLTFEDVRVPEENVVFGEGGGWNYMSIQSNQARAIVAALSTGVARGAFEYAKEFAGERVQAGKPLYEHQFTARKLAEMAAKVEASRLLYLQGAYQADNMLPAPVYGPAVAKMFADRAAIEVAEEAMSILGARGYCREYGVEKLVRESFGARIYEGTPEVLALAITGALYGRRL, encoded by the coding sequence GTGACCGTCACCGCTTCGATCACCCCCAACGCACCGACGCTTTCCGATCTGCGGGCCCTGCGCGGCGCCGCGATGCCCTCGATGTTCGACCTGCCGCCCGACGTCGAGGAACTGCGGGACGAAGTACGTGAGTTCGCCCAGACCGTGGTCAAGCCGCGGGTGCTCGCCAACGACCTCGCGCCGGCGGACGAGTTCGACTGGGAGATGGTGCGCGCGGGCCATGAGATCGGCCTGCTGCGGCTGACCGTCCCCAAGGAGCTCGGCGGCCGCGGCATGGGCGTACTCGGTGTGGCCGTCGCCGTCGAGGAGCTGGCCTCGGTCTGCCCGAGCACCGCGCTGATCTTCGGCGCCTCGCTGCTCGGCCAGTCCTCGGTGCTGTTCTCCGGCGACCAGCAGCTCCAGTCCCGCTTCCTGCCGCAGTTCCTCGGCGACGAGCCGGTGCTGGCGTGCAACGCCATCACCGAGGAGGTCTCCGGCTGCGACCTGCTCATCCCGGAGAACGCCGAACTCGCCGCCGACGTGATGACCGCGCGCCGGGACGGCGACGGATACGTGCTCAACGGCATCAAGCGCTTCATCACCAACGGCAAGGTCGCCCAGTGGGCCTCGGTCTTCGCCAACATCGAGGGCCACCCGGGCGCGACCGGCCTGACGGTCTTCATCGTGCCGCTCGACAGCGAGGGCGTCACCCGCGGCGCGGTCGCCGACAAGATGGGCTACCGGGCCTGCCTCGGCACCACGCTGACCTTCGAGGACGTCCGGGTGCCGGAGGAGAACGTCGTCTTCGGCGAGGGCGGCGGCTGGAACTACATGTCGATCCAGTCCAACCAGGCGCGGGCCATCGTCGCCGCCCTGTCGACGGGTGTCGCCCGCGGCGCCTTCGAGTACGCCAAGGAGTTCGCCGGCGAGCGCGTCCAGGCCGGAAAGCCGCTGTACGAGCACCAGTTCACCGCCCGCAAGCTCGCCGAGATGGCGGCCAAGGTCGAGGCGTCCCGGCTGCTGTACCTCCAGGGCGCCTACCAGGCCGACAACATGCTCCCGGCGCCGGTCTACGGCCCCGCCGTGGCCAAGATGTTCGCCGACCGCGCCGCCATCGAGGTCGCCGAGGAGGCCATGTCGATCCTCGGCGCCCGCGGCTACTGCCGCGAGTACGGCGTGGAGAAGCTGGTCCGCGAGTCCTTCGGCGCCCGGATCTACGAGGGCACCCCCGAGGTGCTCGCCCTGGCGATAACCGGGGCGCTGTACGGGCGGCGGCTGTGA
- a CDS encoding SCP2 sterol-binding domain-containing protein — MTVHATAEQARRILRDASEAALNDAEFAAVLKEREFSLQFVLVDPELALRLDADGVEDGAPRPSVLRLEGETDALHEILLGRLPVTRAIVDHRLVVKGQVAAVRQLADVLPVLGREYYKQISQGPQAA; from the coding sequence GTGACTGTCCACGCCACCGCAGAGCAGGCCCGCCGAATCCTCAGGGACGCGTCCGAAGCGGCGCTGAACGACGCGGAGTTCGCCGCCGTCCTCAAGGAGCGGGAGTTCTCCCTGCAGTTCGTCCTCGTGGACCCCGAACTCGCGCTCCGCCTCGACGCCGACGGGGTCGAGGACGGCGCGCCCCGGCCCTCCGTGCTCCGGCTGGAGGGCGAGACCGACGCGCTCCACGAGATCCTGCTCGGCCGGCTGCCGGTCACCCGGGCGATCGTCGACCACCGGCTGGTCGTCAAGGGCCAGGTGGCCGCGGTACGGCAGCTGGCCGACGTGCTCCCCGTCCTGGGCCGCGAGTACTACAAGCAGATCTCCCAGGGCCCGCAGGCCGCCTGA
- a CDS encoding DHA2 family efflux MFS transporter permease subunit, whose translation MTLLLTAAATFMAFLDTTVVNVAFPDLRTDFPHESLTNLTWVVTSYGVLFAALLTPAGRFADVFGRKQLFLGSLVVFSAASLACAVAPNVDFLIVARAVQGIGSAGMIPAALGLVLAETPAEKRAEAIGIWGAAGSMAAAAGPSLGGLLVSEFNWRSVFIVNVPIGLAVIYAGIKQLPARPATEPKRPDLVGTGAVTLGIAGVVIGLTKGGDWGWKSAETWIWIAAGIALVGYALLRSTKHEAPAIETQLWSSRMFAAANLTTFFLGAGLFVWFLSGPLYLTTIWHYSILKAGLAVTPGAVLSAVAAIVVGRKVKPQNQRPVIVVGLLIFFGLSIWAYLTLGAERQFLAIWLPYGAIGGAVIGAALTSVTTAAAISVHPLKFASGTGMNTTARQFGGSLGVAAMAAVIAAHNPLEPQAYLDAFLLSGILVLVAVFPAMLLFDKKSMATIAETQRQIQAYMAAQAAAAQAAAAGGGAPAAGTEQTAAADRG comes from the coding sequence ATGACGCTGCTGCTGACAGCGGCGGCCACGTTCATGGCCTTCCTCGACACAACTGTCGTCAACGTGGCATTCCCCGACCTGCGTACGGACTTCCCCCATGAGTCGCTGACCAACCTGACCTGGGTGGTCACCAGTTACGGGGTGCTGTTCGCCGCTCTGCTGACCCCCGCGGGACGCTTCGCCGACGTCTTCGGCCGCAAGCAGCTCTTCCTCGGCTCGCTGGTGGTGTTCAGCGCCGCGTCCCTGGCCTGCGCCGTCGCGCCGAACGTGGACTTCCTGATCGTGGCCAGGGCCGTGCAGGGCATCGGCTCCGCGGGCATGATCCCGGCCGCGCTGGGACTCGTGCTCGCCGAGACACCCGCGGAGAAACGGGCCGAGGCCATCGGTATCTGGGGTGCGGCCGGTTCCATGGCCGCCGCCGCGGGACCTTCGCTCGGCGGTCTGCTGGTCAGCGAGTTCAACTGGCGCTCGGTCTTCATCGTCAACGTGCCGATCGGCCTCGCGGTGATCTACGCCGGCATCAAGCAGCTGCCCGCCCGCCCGGCCACCGAGCCCAAGCGGCCCGACCTGGTCGGCACCGGGGCGGTCACCCTCGGCATCGCCGGCGTCGTCATCGGCCTGACCAAGGGCGGCGACTGGGGCTGGAAGTCCGCCGAGACCTGGATCTGGATCGCCGCCGGCATCGCGCTGGTCGGCTACGCACTGCTGCGCTCCACCAAGCACGAGGCCCCGGCCATCGAGACCCAGCTGTGGAGCAGCAGGATGTTCGCGGCCGCCAACCTCACCACGTTCTTCCTGGGGGCGGGCCTGTTCGTGTGGTTCCTGTCGGGGCCGCTGTACCTCACCACGATCTGGCACTACTCGATCCTCAAGGCCGGTCTCGCGGTCACCCCGGGCGCGGTGCTCTCCGCCGTCGCCGCGATCGTCGTCGGCCGCAAGGTCAAGCCGCAGAACCAGCGGCCGGTCATCGTGGTCGGCCTGCTGATCTTCTTCGGCCTGAGCATCTGGGCCTATCTCACCCTGGGCGCCGAGCGGCAGTTCCTGGCGATCTGGCTGCCGTACGGCGCCATCGGCGGCGCGGTCATCGGCGCGGCGCTCACCAGCGTCACCACGGCCGCGGCCATCTCCGTGCACCCGCTGAAGTTCGCCTCCGGCACCGGTATGAACACCACCGCCCGGCAGTTCGGCGGCTCGCTCGGCGTGGCCGCGATGGCCGCAGTGATCGCCGCCCACAACCCGCTGGAGCCGCAGGCCTACCTGGACGCCTTCCTGCTGTCCGGCATCCTCGTACTGGTCGCGGTCTTCCCCGCCATGCTGCTCTTCGACAAGAAGTCCATGGCCACGATCGCCGAGACGCAGCGCCAGATCCAGGCGTACATGGCCGCGCAGGCAGCCGCGGCGCAGGCCGCGGCGGCGGGCGGCGGCGCGCCCGCGGCCGGTACCGAGCAGACCGCGGCGGCCGACCGGGGCTGA
- a CDS encoding SGNH/GDSL hydrolase family protein: protein MTEDLSREAADPLCLPHGEAVRLLRPASWRRLAVMGDSFARGLGGPSRGYADRPWPERIAAALGEGRPEFAYLNTGVEGKRTGQARAEQLEQVLAFKPDLVNVAVGGNDLFDAEPDLDGVEADLDAVYSAIRAQGADIFVFTVTNVFDTVPELAAFGVRVAELNDRIRAVARRHQAIVVEMWDHPVRLRPALMSADGIHFAMEGHAALASEIVKALARRVAESEQEAGA from the coding sequence ATGACCGAGGACCTGAGTCGCGAGGCGGCCGACCCGCTGTGTCTGCCGCACGGGGAGGCCGTACGCCTGCTGCGTCCCGCCTCCTGGCGGCGGCTCGCCGTGATGGGCGACAGCTTCGCCAGGGGCCTCGGCGGGCCCAGCCGGGGCTACGCCGACAGGCCGTGGCCCGAGCGGATCGCCGCCGCGCTGGGCGAGGGCCGGCCGGAGTTCGCCTACCTCAACACCGGAGTCGAGGGAAAGCGTACCGGCCAGGCCAGGGCCGAACAGCTGGAGCAGGTGCTGGCCTTCAAGCCCGACCTGGTCAATGTCGCCGTCGGCGGCAATGACCTCTTCGACGCGGAACCCGATCTGGACGGCGTCGAGGCCGACCTCGACGCCGTCTACTCGGCGATCCGCGCCCAGGGCGCCGACATCTTCGTCTTCACCGTCACCAATGTCTTCGACACGGTCCCCGAACTCGCCGCTTTCGGTGTCCGGGTGGCGGAGCTGAACGACCGCATCCGCGCGGTCGCCCGCCGCCACCAGGCGATCGTGGTCGAGATGTGGGACCACCCGGTACGGCTGCGCCCGGCGCTGATGAGCGCCGACGGCATCCACTTCGCGATGGAGGGCCACGCGGCGCTGGCCTCCGAGATCGTCAAGGCGCTGGCCCGCCGGGTCGCCGAGTCCGAACAGGAGGCGGGTGCCTGA
- a CDS encoding beta-ketoacyl-ACP synthase 3: protein MHSTETERTFQPAADRHHPVLLGIGAYRPRRIVTNEEICRTLESSPEWILRRSGISTRCFARPDETLVEMGATAAGKALADAGTAPTDVDQILVATMSDLDSSDRLAQEIARRLGVSVPGWQVSAACAGFTVGLALAASAVSSGAARNVLVVGVERMSDILDPTDRGTAFLFSDGAGAALVGRAAEPGIGPVVWGTEPSLRETITVRPEPENDGRPYLRMQGSAVFRWAVTNLPDIVRTTLERSGVTPGDIQAFVPHQANLRIIESVAQAVGFPEEVEVARDIVDQGNASAASIPLALDRLRTSGALGSGDLALLIGFGAGLSYAATVVRMP, encoded by the coding sequence GTGCACAGCACCGAGACCGAGCGCACGTTCCAGCCCGCGGCCGACCGCCACCACCCGGTCCTCCTCGGCATAGGGGCCTACCGGCCCCGCCGGATCGTCACCAACGAGGAGATCTGCCGCACTCTGGAATCCAGCCCCGAGTGGATACTTCGCCGCAGCGGCATCAGCACCCGCTGCTTCGCCAGACCGGACGAGACCCTGGTGGAGATGGGCGCCACCGCCGCGGGCAAGGCACTCGCCGACGCGGGCACCGCGCCCACCGACGTGGACCAGATCCTGGTCGCCACGATGTCCGACCTCGACTCCTCCGACCGGCTCGCCCAGGAGATCGCCCGGCGGCTGGGCGTCTCGGTGCCCGGCTGGCAGGTCAGCGCCGCCTGCGCGGGCTTCACCGTGGGCCTGGCGCTCGCCGCCTCGGCGGTCTCCTCGGGCGCGGCCCGCAATGTGCTGGTCGTCGGCGTGGAGCGGATGTCGGACATCCTCGACCCCACGGACCGCGGCACCGCGTTCCTGTTCTCCGACGGCGCCGGCGCCGCCCTGGTCGGCCGGGCCGCCGAGCCGGGCATCGGTCCTGTGGTCTGGGGCACCGAGCCGTCGCTGCGCGAGACGATCACCGTACGGCCGGAGCCGGAGAACGACGGACGGCCGTATCTGCGGATGCAGGGGTCCGCGGTCTTCCGCTGGGCGGTGACGAACCTGCCGGACATCGTGCGCACCACGCTGGAGCGCTCCGGGGTGACCCCGGGCGACATCCAGGCGTTCGTGCCGCACCAGGCCAATCTGCGGATCATCGAGTCGGTCGCCCAGGCGGTCGGCTTCCCCGAGGAGGTCGAGGTGGCCCGCGACATCGTCGACCAGGGCAACGCCTCGGCCGCCTCCATTCCGCTCGCGCTGGACCGGTTGCGTACCTCCGGCGCCCTGGGCAGCGGCGATCTGGCCCTGCTGATCGGCTTCGGGGCCGGCCTGTCCTACGCGGCCACGGTGGTCCGTATGCCGTGA